The Methylocystis bryophila genome contains the following window.
CGCTTTCATCAACTCTCCTTCGAGAGCGTCTCTCATCGCTGCGAGAAAAGCGAGCTCATCGCCGAGCTGGAGCAGGCCAAGGCGAAATCCGATGAGGCGAGGCGACGCGCGGAAGAGGCCAATCTCGCGAAATCCCGCTTTCTCGCCACGATGAGCCATGAGCTGCGCACGCCGCTGAACGCGATCCTCGGCTTTTCCGAAGTGCTCAAGAACGAGATCTTCGGCGCGCATTCCAACCCGAGCTACAAGGATTACGCTAACGACATCCATTCGAGCGGCCAGCATCTCCTGACGCTCATCAACGAGATTCTCGATATTTCCCGCATCGAGGCCGGCCGCTACGACCTGAAGGAGGAAAGCCTTTCGCTCGGCGCGATCGCGCAGGACTGCCGTCACCTGCTCGCCCTGCGCGCGCAGAAGGGGGACCTTGAGCTCGAGGAGCTCATCGAGCCCAATCTTCCGCGGATCTGGGCCGACGAGCGGGCCATGCGCCAGATCGTGCTCAACCTGCTCGCCAACGCGATCAAATTCACGCCGCGCGGCGGTCTCGTCACGATCAAGGTCGGCTGGACGAGCGCGGGCGGCCAATATTTGTCGGTGAAAGACAACGGCCCCGGCATTCCCGAAAATGAGATCGCGGTCGTCCTGTCCTCATTCGGGCGCGGCTCGCTGGCGCACAAGCATGCGGAAGAAGGCGCGGGGCTGGGGCTGCCGATCGTGAAGGGGCTGATCGAGCTGCATAACGGAAGGTTCCTGCTGCGCTCCAAGCTGCGCGAGGGCACGGAAGCGATCATGGCGTTGCCGCCGCAGCGCGTCATGGACGCGCTGCCGCATATCGAAACCGACGCGAAGCCGATGGCGCGGCAAAGCTTCGTCGCCACGTCCCCTTAGGGAGCTGCGGCGGGCGCAGGGCTCGGGCAGTTTGGCGGTTCGAACCGACGCATGGCGCCAAAGCGCGCCACGAGCCGAGAACAGGCCTGCGCCCCAGCTTGAAATTCATAATGAGGGCACGAGATATTCGAAAGTATTACGGCCGGCGTTCAGCCTGGGCGTGGCCAGCATGGCTGTGACCGCCTCAAATCGAATGGCTGCTAAATAACCAAACGCAAAGGCTATTCAATGTCAAAAGTAAAATATATCTCATCACAAGACGAGATTCCCGCAGGACAAAAATACGTTCTGATTACGTATGGCGAAGCTTCTGAGCATACTCCTCATCCGTGCGGCCTTACTATTTCAGTGGCCAGCACTGCGAGCGAGCTTAGCTTCTTAGCAGCTGTTCACACAGGCAAGCAAATCGCCAAGCACGGGGGGATATCAGATGTTTTTGTCTGCGACACTGTAATACGAGGACCAAAGCCCATTCCTAGCGAGCCGTTCATTTTCATTCCTCCGTATAAAGAATTAAGCTCGAATGTCGTTGGCTTGGACGTCTACAATGAAGAGAGGGAGAACATTGGCAAAATAAAGGATATAGCTTTAGATCCAAACGGTCTAAATGGCTATATAATAAGTGTTGGAGAATTTCTTGGGACAGGCGATCACTATGTCGTAGTGCATCCTTCGGCAATCAGCTTCAAGGCCAAGGACGATAAATGGCACGCCACCATG
Protein-coding sequences here:
- a CDS encoding sensor histidine kinase, with protein sequence MSEITAEMIERGRGADPRRAAERRKSGARIQRARERSAASDAVQAGHDRELLRIYATARLDSALSATTLIALVGLCSFWWARSNLPILWGAAAFASLLICCWAAKSFTEVEDLKLNPGRWTARLALAECVHSAIWGGVALVVGSCDDPKAQIFTIGMLLLVSAFNCVVTAAAPLAAYAASIPIICATFWIIGFHSLGDHSTATLALVFLCAAQLFFLLLARRFHQLSFESVSHRCEKSELIAELEQAKAKSDEARRRAEEANLAKSRFLATMSHELRTPLNAILGFSEVLKNEIFGAHSNPSYKDYANDIHSSGQHLLTLINEILDISRIEAGRYDLKEESLSLGAIAQDCRHLLALRAQKGDLELEELIEPNLPRIWADERAMRQIVLNLLANAIKFTPRGGLVTIKVGWTSAGGQYLSVKDNGPGIPENEIAVVLSSFGRGSLAHKHAEEGAGLGLPIVKGLIELHNGRFLLRSKLREGTEAIMALPPQRVMDALPHIETDAKPMARQSFVATSP
- a CDS encoding PRC-barrel domain-containing protein; this translates as MSKVKYISSQDEIPAGQKYVLITYGEASEHTPHPCGLTISVASTASELSFLAAVHTGKQIAKHGGISDVFVCDTVIRGPKPIPSEPFIFIPPYKELSSNVVGLDVYNEERENIGKIKDIALDPNGLNGYIISVGEFLGTGDHYVVVHPSAISFKAKDDKWHATMHVDADKLRAAPEYKYSSKS